A stretch of Paludisphaera borealis DNA encodes these proteins:
- a CDS encoding ASPIC/UnbV domain-containing protein — protein sequence MAVVVDGRRRIVPRLGGGSFLSASDGRLHFGLGAATRVESVEVRWPSGRVDRHDDLAADRAYRIREGDPLPQPLPGWTRRTAAR from the coding sequence GTGGCGGTCGTCGTGGACGGGCGGCGGCGGATCGTCCCGCGCCTGGGGGGGGGCAGTTTCCTTTCCGCCAGCGACGGTCGGCTCCACTTCGGTCTCGGCGCCGCGACCCGCGTCGAGTCGGTCGAAGTCCGCTGGCCCTCGGGCCGGGTCGATCGCCACGACGACCTGGCGGCCGACCGGGCCTATCGAATCCGCGAGGGGGACCCTCTGCCCCAGCCGCTTCCCGGCTGGACGCGACGCACGGCCGCGCGCTAA
- a CDS encoding BON domain-containing protein: protein MKALIGRRAATLLASTLALILALAAGGAFGMIPQEPGAVERAGEKLDEAGRQIKQSLERGFGTARDAVREQFSRTRDRVNDMNVEARVYGRLHWDKLLTTSVLELTVEARGIVTLRGSVPTAKAKKRAVELAIDTVGVTRVIDQLAVQTPTSETTTSPGTTTTTTTTVKPAPAPAPAPED from the coding sequence ATGAAAGCCCTCATTGGACGTCGCGCCGCGACCCTGCTCGCCTCGACCCTGGCCCTGATTCTGGCCCTCGCGGCCGGAGGCGCTTTCGGCATGATCCCGCAGGAGCCGGGCGCCGTGGAGCGCGCCGGCGAGAAGCTCGACGAGGCGGGCCGGCAGATCAAGCAGAGTCTCGAACGCGGGTTCGGAACGGCCCGCGACGCCGTCCGCGAACAGTTCTCCCGCACCCGCGACCGCGTCAACGACATGAACGTCGAGGCCCGCGTCTACGGCCGGTTGCACTGGGACAAGCTGCTCACCACCAGCGTGCTCGAACTGACCGTCGAGGCCCGGGGCATCGTCACCCTCCGCGGCTCGGTCCCCACCGCCAAGGCCAAGAAGCGCGCCGTCGAACTCGCCATCGACACCGTCGGCGTCACCCGCGTCATCGACCAGCTCGCCGTCCAGACGCCGACGTCCGAGACCACCACCTCGCCCGGAACCACCACCACCACCACCACCACGGTCAAGCCGGCCCCGGCGCCGGCCCCCGCGCCGGAAGATTGA